In the Aneurinibacillus soli genome, one interval contains:
- a CDS encoding glutathione peroxidase, producing MSIYDFSAKTITGEEKSLADYKGNALLIVNTASKCGFTPQYKGLQALYEKYHKQNFEVLGFPCNQFMKQEPGTEADIQQFCELNYGVTFPMFAKIDVKGANAHPLFVYLTKQAPGILSEAVKWNFTKFLVDRNGEVIKRYAPTTAPEAIEGEIEAIL from the coding sequence ATGAGTATCTATGATTTTTCAGCCAAAACGATTACCGGAGAAGAGAAGTCACTTGCCGACTATAAAGGAAACGCTTTACTCATTGTAAATACAGCGAGCAAATGTGGGTTTACTCCGCAGTATAAAGGATTGCAGGCGTTGTATGAGAAATACCACAAGCAAAACTTCGAAGTGCTTGGATTTCCGTGCAACCAGTTCATGAAGCAGGAGCCGGGAACAGAGGCGGACATTCAACAGTTCTGTGAGTTGAATTACGGTGTGACCTTCCCGATGTTTGCCAAGATCGATGTGAAGGGAGCAAACGCGCACCCACTGTTTGTCTATTTGACCAAACAGGCACCGGGCATTTTGTCAGAGGCCGTGAAGTGGAATTTCACGAAGTTTCTTGTTGATCGGAATGGAGAGGTAATCAAGCGCTATGCACCGACAACAGCCCCGGAAGCGATCGAGGGAGAGATTGAGGCTATATTATAG
- a CDS encoding MFS transporter, whose protein sequence is MPSSISASVQKTIPQSKNQARMLWLLVSFAYLLIVSQRTAPGIISDQLLSEFHVSASVLGLMSTFQFVMYAGLQIPIGLWAARLGPARLLLVGILASGLGTILYSTADSLPLLFATRALIGFGDAFIWVNCVLILGKAFEPRSFSTMIGMTGAMGSLGNMLTTMPLAWWVTASGWRLPFTCMGIILLVHALIMYRGFSRRDMLFPADAANLHPAVTLREFATLIRKRTVWGPFLCHFGIIGTYVGFTSVWAIPYLLDMYGISRAEAASILGLALISAVAGGPLSGWMAARAGNCRTPYIWLQVLNVTVWSVFLLTKAHPPLALVYVLFIALGFGIGISTLTFASIRESFPVAQVGALTGLANTGGFFSAVLLPPIMGLVFDHLGLHSQQAYAVAFIIPVLFASIGIAGGLMLSKPKHV, encoded by the coding sequence ATGCCTTCTTCCATATCCGCTTCCGTACAGAAGACGATTCCGCAGTCGAAGAATCAGGCTCGCATGCTCTGGTTACTCGTTTCCTTTGCATATCTGCTTATTGTCAGTCAGCGGACAGCCCCTGGCATCATTAGCGATCAACTTCTGTCCGAATTCCATGTATCGGCTTCTGTATTAGGTCTCATGAGTACGTTTCAATTTGTCATGTATGCAGGTCTGCAAATTCCAATCGGGCTGTGGGCAGCGCGTCTCGGCCCGGCCCGTCTGCTGCTTGTAGGTATCCTAGCAAGTGGTCTCGGAACAATTCTATACAGTACAGCAGACAGTCTGCCACTTTTATTTGCCACCCGCGCATTGATCGGGTTTGGCGATGCTTTCATCTGGGTGAATTGTGTACTGATTCTCGGAAAAGCGTTTGAGCCTCGTTCATTCTCGACAATGATTGGCATGACGGGAGCGATGGGCAGCCTTGGCAATATGCTGACGACCATGCCACTTGCCTGGTGGGTCACCGCTTCTGGCTGGCGACTGCCGTTCACCTGTATGGGCATCATCCTGCTTGTGCATGCGCTAATCATGTATCGGGGATTCAGCCGCCGGGATATGCTGTTTCCTGCTGATGCTGCGAACTTGCATCCAGCAGTCACACTGCGAGAATTCGCCACCCTAATCCGGAAGCGGACTGTGTGGGGACCCTTTCTGTGCCACTTCGGAATCATAGGTACATATGTTGGATTTACCAGTGTATGGGCCATTCCATATTTGCTTGATATGTATGGAATCAGTCGCGCAGAAGCCGCCTCTATTCTTGGCCTAGCACTCATCAGCGCAGTCGCAGGTGGTCCATTGTCCGGTTGGATGGCCGCCCGAGCTGGCAATTGCCGGACACCTTATATATGGCTACAAGTACTAAACGTTACCGTATGGAGTGTGTTCCTTCTCACCAAAGCGCACCCGCCGCTTGCACTTGTATATGTCCTGTTTATTGCGCTTGGTTTTGGAATCGGCATCAGCACCCTTACGTTCGCCTCGATTCGAGAGAGTTTCCCTGTAGCGCAGGTCGGTGCACTAACCGGGCTCGCCAATACAGGTGGATTTTTCAGTGCTGTATTGCTTCCCCCTATTATGGGACTTGTTTTTGACCACCTGGGACTTCACAGTCAACAAGCATATGCCGTAGCCTTTATTATTCCAGTCCTGTTTGCTTCTATCGGCATTGCAGGAGGCCTTATGTTATCTAAGCCCAAACATGTGTAA
- a CDS encoding MFS transporter, with translation MSTVAAKKKEYRKWLILANVSLGTFMATLDGSITNVALPSISHALAVPLNLVQWVITAYLLTIAALLPIVGKLSDSLGRGRLYQAGFLTFVGGSIFCGLSGSIWMLIVGRIVQAAGAALLMGNSQAIVASTFSKAERGRSLGITGTVVSLGSLTGPAVGGMLVSSFGWESIFWVNVPIGLLAFLAGIWILPKEKLEQVSEPFDYTGSLLYMVGIVAFLYVLSNVQVWGWGSIWTIAGLVGAIGLLIGFYKRETSISFPMLDFSLYRIRTFRVGSLAALLSFISLFCITVMMPFYMQNVLGYSPHIVGYVMMANPLVMALVAPLSGWLSDRIGPFFLTTGGLLLNAVSFAMLTTLGVKELPWQIALHLALFGLGTGMFQSPNNASVLGAVPPIQLGRAGGLNALVRNLGMVLGTTFSVSLFSFQFQRLAGSGERFTIQGEAYSATFIAALHSVFGAAAVICLLGAFVSARRGKPVR, from the coding sequence ATGAGCACTGTAGCTGCTAAGAAAAAAGAGTATAGGAAATGGTTGATTCTAGCTAACGTTTCGCTCGGCACCTTTATGGCGACGCTTGACGGAAGCATTACAAATGTGGCGCTGCCGAGTATTTCACACGCACTTGCAGTTCCCCTGAATCTTGTCCAATGGGTCATTACAGCTTATTTGCTTACGATTGCGGCACTTCTGCCGATCGTTGGGAAGTTATCCGATTCTCTAGGACGAGGTCGGCTTTATCAAGCAGGGTTTCTTACTTTTGTTGGAGGATCGATTTTTTGCGGGTTATCGGGCTCAATCTGGATGTTAATTGTCGGACGGATTGTACAAGCAGCGGGCGCAGCGTTGTTGATGGGGAATAGTCAGGCCATTGTAGCTTCCACTTTTTCAAAAGCAGAGAGAGGGAGGTCGCTTGGGATTACAGGAACCGTTGTTTCTTTGGGTTCTTTAACCGGTCCTGCCGTCGGTGGGATGCTTGTGAGTTCGTTTGGATGGGAATCAATTTTCTGGGTGAATGTTCCCATTGGGTTGCTGGCTTTCTTGGCAGGGATATGGATCTTGCCGAAAGAGAAGTTGGAACAAGTAAGCGAGCCTTTTGATTATACGGGGTCACTGTTGTATATGGTTGGGATTGTAGCGTTTCTTTATGTGTTATCAAATGTGCAAGTATGGGGATGGGGCTCTATTTGGACAATTGCCGGACTTGTGGGAGCGATTGGCCTTCTTATTGGATTTTATAAACGAGAAACTTCAATTTCGTTTCCTATGCTTGATTTTTCTTTATATCGAATTCGGACGTTTCGGGTGGGAAGTCTGGCGGCATTGTTATCGTTTATTTCCTTGTTTTGTATTACAGTCATGATGCCTTTTTATATGCAAAATGTGCTGGGTTATTCTCCGCATATTGTTGGATATGTGATGATGGCAAACCCGTTGGTTATGGCACTCGTTGCGCCACTCTCAGGCTGGCTGTCTGATCGGATAGGCCCGTTTTTCCTTACAACAGGTGGGCTTTTGTTAAATGCGGTGTCATTTGCCATGCTAACTACGCTAGGGGTAAAGGAATTACCGTGGCAAATCGCGCTACATCTGGCTTTGTTCGGGCTTGGAACGGGGATGTTTCAGTCACCGAATAATGCGAGCGTACTTGGGGCTGTACCACCTATCCAATTAGGTAGGGCAGGGGGATTGAATGCGCTGGTACGGAATCTGGGGATGGTGCTCGGGACGACTTTTTCTGTTTCGTTATTTTCCTTTCAGTTTCAGCGTCTAGCAGGCAGCGGTGAGCGTTTTACGATACAAGGGGAGGCGTATAGCGCTACCTTTATCGCGGCACTCCACAGTGTATTCGGGGCTGCCGCTGTGATTTGCCTGCTTGGTGCTTTTGTATCGGCACGAAGGGGGAAGCCAGTTAGGTGA
- a CDS encoding ketoacyl-ACP synthase III, producing the protein MGNSFLSKAKITAIGTYAPERVLSNFDLEEMVDTSDEWIFSRTGIRERRIAAEGEFTTDLCVAAVQDLMKRYDKTVDDVDLILVATSTPDYAFPSVASQVQARLGIEDAGALDMNAACAGFVYALQMANSAITSGMNKKVLVIGAETLSKITDFNDRTTCILFGDGAGAMLVEYIEERGSFLSVHMTAKGEGGIHLYRTGLSNQMNGQELQNSGYIVQNGREVYKWAVTTVPCGMEKVMEKSGSVLEAVDWFVPHSANLRMIESICERSGFPLEKTLWSLEHFGNTSAASIPLALNKGIVEGKVKAGDRVLLYGFGGGLVQAGILLEWMV; encoded by the coding sequence ATGGGAAACTCTTTTTTATCAAAAGCGAAAATTACAGCGATTGGCACGTATGCACCAGAACGTGTGTTAAGCAATTTTGACCTGGAAGAAATGGTGGATACAAGTGATGAGTGGATTTTTAGTCGGACCGGGATTCGAGAACGGCGAATTGCAGCTGAAGGGGAATTCACAACGGATTTATGTGTGGCGGCGGTGCAGGATTTAATGAAAAGGTATGACAAGACAGTAGACGATGTCGATCTCATTCTTGTTGCAACTAGCACGCCTGATTACGCATTTCCGAGTGTAGCGAGTCAGGTGCAAGCACGATTAGGAATTGAAGATGCAGGTGCACTGGATATGAATGCGGCTTGTGCCGGGTTTGTGTATGCTTTGCAGATGGCGAACAGTGCCATCACATCAGGTATGAATAAAAAAGTGTTGGTTATTGGGGCGGAAACGTTGTCGAAAATAACAGACTTCAATGATCGTACAACATGTATCTTGTTTGGAGATGGAGCAGGAGCGATGCTTGTCGAGTATATAGAAGAGCGAGGGAGCTTCTTATCTGTCCACATGACGGCTAAAGGGGAAGGGGGAATTCATTTATATCGTACTGGACTTTCGAATCAAATGAACGGACAGGAATTACAAAACAGTGGTTATATTGTTCAAAACGGCAGAGAAGTGTATAAATGGGCGGTTACGACCGTGCCTTGCGGGATGGAGAAAGTTATGGAGAAGAGTGGGTCCGTGCTTGAGGCAGTGGATTGGTTTGTACCGCATAGTGCGAATTTGCGGATGATTGAGTCAATTTGTGAACGTAGTGGATTTCCGCTAGAGAAAACGTTATGGAGCCTAGAGCATTTCGGCAATACGTCAGCAGCATCCATTCCACTCGCGCTGAATAAAGGAATAGTGGAAGGAAAAGTGAAAGCAGGCGATCGTGTTTTGCTGTATGGTTTTGGCGGTGGATTGGTGCAAGCAGGAATTTTGCTAGAGTGGATGGTATAG